CAAAATCTTCAACACTCAGCTCACGCATCCATTGGCCATTAAGCCAGGACAGTTTTTCCAAATCGAAGATTGGACCGCCCAACGACACACGGTTGATGTCAAAGTTGGCGATCATCTCATCCAGAGTGAACTTCTCGCGTTCGTCCGGCATCGACCAGCCCATACGACCGAGGTAGTTAAGCATCGCCTGAGGCAGGAAGCCCATGCGCTCATAGAAAGTGATCGAAGTCGGGTTCTTGCGCTTGGACAGCTTGCTCTTGTCCGGGTTACGCAGCAGCGGCATGTAGCACAGCTTGGGCTGCTCCCAGCCGAAGTATTCATACAGCAGGATCAGTTTAGGTGCTGACGGCAACCATTCTTCACCACGCAGTACGTGGGTGATACCCATCAAGTGGTCGTCGACCACGTTGGCCAGGAAGTAAGTCGGCAGGCCATCGGTCTTCATCAGAACCTGCATGTCCATACGATCCCACGGAATCTCGACGTCGCCACGGAGCATATCCGGTACCACACAGACACCTTCGGTCGGCACCTTCATGCGCACCACATTGGGTTCGCCTGCGGCTAAGCGCTTTTGCACTTCTTCAGCTGACAGGTGCATGCAGTGTCCGTCATAACGCGGCGTCTGCTTGGCTTCCATTTGTTCAGCACGCACTTTATCCAGACGCTCGGCGCTACAGAAACAGTGGAAGGCATGGCCTTTTTCGACCAGCTCGGCACTGTATTTCTGGTAGATGTGGCCGCGCTCACTCTGCCGGTACGGGCCGTGGGGACCACCAACATCCGGCCCCTCGCTCCATTCGATACCCAGCCAGCGCAGAGCATCAAAGATCTGTTGCTCGGACTCACGGGTCGAGCGCAGCTGGTCAGTGTCTTCGATACGCAGGATGAACTCGCCACCGTGCTGACGGGCAAAGCACATATTGAACAGAGCGATATAGGCGGTACCTACGTGCGGATCGCCGGTTGGCGACGGCGCGATACGGGTGCGTACGGTGGTCATGGAAGTTCTCGAAGAATTGCAAGGAACGCGATTAAAAGCGGAATGTTAGCAGGCCAGACCCGGATGGCTCCAGCAAGACCCATCGCGACCGTGACAAACAGCTCTGAGAATCCCGACTTATAACCTCCTACAGGTAGTCACATACCACTTTAAGAGTGCTCATACCGTTTTACAGACAGCAGTGTCTGTAAAGGCACAATGAAGCCTGTTAAATTTGCTTACAAATTCCATATAACGCCTGCTCATACCTCTATGCCCTCTAAACTCAAAAGCCGCCTACTGGTCTTCGCCCTCCTCGTTCTACTTGTAGGCTCAGCGCTGTTGGCTCAGTGGCTTCTCACAGGCCGTTATCGGGTCAGTACGGACAATGCCTACGTGCAGGGTGAAATTACCCGCGTCTCAAGCCAGCTTTCTGCACGCATTGAGCAAGTACTGGTCGAGGACAACCAGTCTGTTAGTAAGGGCGACCTGCTGGTAGTGCTGGAGCAGGCAGACTTCGAGCTGGCCCGCCAGCGCGCCGAAGCGACGCTGGAAACCCGCCAGGCCGAACTCAATCAGGCGCATACCAAACTGGAACAGCAAACCAGCTTGATCTCAGCGAGCCAGGCCGACGTTGCAGCTGCCCAAGCGACACACAGCCGTACCCAACTTGATCTGTCCCGCGCACAAACCCTGCGCAAATCCGGCTATGTGTCGGAAGAACGGGTCACCACCCTGAACGCGGACGGGCGCATCGCCGATGCTCAAGTGGCTAAAGCCCGTGCCGACCTGCAGGCACAACATCAGCAAGTAGCAGCGCTGCAAGCCGAGATCAAACGCCTCGATGCCCTGATTCAAAGCGCCAGAGCCGAACTGGCACAGGCCGAACTGAACCTCAACCGCACAGAAATCCGCGCCCCCATCAGCGGCCATATTGGCCAACGTTCAGCCCGCGAGGGTCAATACGTGCAAACCGGTAGCTACTTGCTGTCACTTGTGCCGGATGAGGAAATCTGGGTGCAAGCCAACTTTAAAGAAACCCAGATTGGCCAGATTCGCCCCGGCCAGCCTGCCGAGCTGGTATTCGACACTTACCCTGACACACCGATTGAAGGCCGGGTCGATAGCCTGTTCGCAGCATCCGGAGCGCAGTTCAGCCTCCTGCCACCGGATAACGCCACCGGTAACTTCACTAAAGTCGTGCAACGGATTCCGGTGAAACTGACCTTCAAGCCTGACAACCCGCTCAAGGGGCTGATCCGCCCCGGCATGTCGGTTGAGGCCACGGTAAATATCAAATCAGAGCCCCAACATGGCGGCTGATTCGCTGATTCGTCCGACCGGGGAACCCAGCCGGCGCGACTGGATCGCAGTGATGAGCGCCATGCTCGGCGCTTTTATGGCGGTACTGGACATCCAGATCACCAACTCATCGCTGAAAGATATCCAGGGCGCGCTGTCAGCCACGCTAGAAGAAGGTTCGTGGATCTCCACGTCCTATCTGGTCGCCGAGATCATCATGATTCCACTGACCGCCTGGTTGGTGCAGTTGCTGTCGGCACGCAGACTTGCGCTGTGGGTGTCGCTTGGTTTTCTGGTGTCTTCACTGCTGTGCTCGCTGTCGTGGAACCTTGAAAGCATGATCGTGTTCCGTGCCATGCAGGGCTTCACCGGCGGAGCCCTTATCCCACTGGCATTCACTCTGACGCTGATCAAACTGCCTGAGCATCACCGCCCCAAAGGCATGGCTCTTTTTGCCATGACGGCGACTTTTGCTCCCTCAATTGGTCCCGGCATCGGCGGCTGGCTGACAGAGAGTTTTGGCTGGGAATACATCTTCTATATCAACGTGCCTCCGGGCCTGCTGATGATTGCCGGATTGCTCTACGGCCTGGACCAAAAGCCACCGCACTGGGAGCTGCTTAAACGTACCGACTATGCGGGCATTTTCACCCTCGCCCTTGGCCTTGGCTGCTTACAAGTTTTCCTTGAGGAAGGTCATCGCAAAGACTGGCTGGAGTCCAGCCTGATCGCCGGGCTGGGCAGCATCGCCGCCGTCAGCTTAATGCTGTTTGTGATCCTGCAAACCTCCCGGGAAAATCCACTGATCAACCTCGGTGTCTTACGTGAGCGTAACTTCGGCCTGTCGAGTATCTCCAGCATTGGTCTGGGCATGGGGCTGTACGGTTCGATCTATGTGCTACCGCTGTATCTGGCGCAAATTCAAGGTTACAACGCCTTGCAGATCGGCGAAGTTATCATGTGGATGGGTATTCCCCAGCTGTTCCTGATCCCATTGGTACCGCTGCTGATGAAGAAAGTCTCGCCCAAATGGCTGTGCGCCATGGGTTTTGCCCTGTTCGGCCTAGCGAGTTTTCTTTCCGGCGTGCTGGACCCGGACTTCGCAGGCGAGCAGTTCAACCATATCCAGATGCTGCGCGCCATGGGCCAGCCATTCGTGATGGTGACAATCTCACTGATCGCAACGGCATATATCCAGCCGCAGGATGCCGGTTCAGCCTCCAGCCTGTTCAACATTCTGCGAAACCTGGGTGGTGCTATCGGTATTGCCCTGCTCTCAACCTTGCTCGACAGCAGAACCAAGGTCTATTTCGACTACCTACGTGAGTCGCTGACATCGGCTAACCCGCAGGTTGCGGAGCGACTGTCACTATTGACGGAGACCCTCGGTAGTGAAGAGGCGGCACTGGGTAAACTCAGTGAGATCACCCATCAGCAAGCTGCAATCATGGCCTACAATGACGCCTTTCACTGTATCGGCATTGTCCTTGGTATCAGTATGATTGCCGTTCTTCTCACCCGTAAGTTGCCTGCTGGCAGTGCGGGAACCGCAGCCCATTAACCGGCTCGCAACACGGATGTTTCCTTTTTAGCCCTTCGGTTAACTCATGCCTTCAAACACATCACCAGCTCGCAACCTGCTGTTAGTGCTTGCCTTTGCCATTATTTATATCGGCTGGGGCACAACCTATCTGGCCAACCATTTTCTGCTTAGGGAGCTGCCACCCTTCATTATCGGCACGCTGCGTTTTGCGATTGCCGGCCTGCTGGCCCTCGGTTGGGTGATTGCCAGCAAGCAACTGCATATTCAACACAGCGACTGGGGTGGCGTGCTGATTGGCAGCCTGGCCCTGATTGCGGTTGGACAAGGGGCACTGATCTATGCCAACCAGTACTTGCCCACCGGAATGCTGGCGATGCTTTACACCACCCTACCGCTGTGGAGTGTGGCCCTTGAGTGGGTACTGGGAGAGCGCCCGCCATTCTGGGTCATTGCAGGGCTGGCGCTGGCCTTTGCAGGCATCATCCTGTTGATGAGCAATGGGCTGGACCAGCGCGCTTCAGCCGATCAATGGTTCGCTGGACTGTTAGTGGTGGCTGCCACCCTGTGCTGGGCTGGTGGTGCCTGGATGATGCGCCAGCGCCCGCCGTTCAAATCGAGCTGGCTTGGGCTCAGCTTGCAGATGATTATCGGCGCAGTATTACTGGGGTTATTTGGCCTGTGGCACGGTGACTGGCAGCACGCTGATTTCAGCCAGATCAGTATTCATGGATGGCTATGGTTGGCCTATCTCATCGTTCCGGTGAGCCTAGGCGTTTATCCGGCCTATTTCTGGCTGCTGCGGGAGGTAAAGCCGAGCCTGGTATCCACCTTTGCCTTTGTAAACCCGGTGGTTGCCCTGCTGCTCGGCTATATCCTACTCGGTGAACAACTCAGTCTGACCGCCCTGCTAGCGTGTGCCATTACCTTAGGCGGCGTGGTGCTGATCATCCTTGCACGCCGCTGACCAAGCTCAAACCTGCAGCAAGCGGTCACGCAGCTTCTGGATTTCATCCCGCAGCTGCGCAGCCGCTTCGAACTCCAGATCGCGGGCCAACTGGTACATCTTCTCCTCCAGTTGACGGATACGCTTGGTAATTTCACTCGGCGAACGCAGCTCGCTTTCGTAACGGGCACTTTCCTCAGCAGCCTTGGCCATGCCTTTGCGCTTGTTACTGCGCGCCCCAGGCACAACGGCACCCTCAAGGATGTCCTTGATGTCCCGTACAACGCCTTTAGGCACGATGCCATGCTCTTCGTTAAAGGCGATCTGCTTGGTACGGCGTCGCTCGGTCTCACTAATCGCCCGCTCCATCGAGCCGGTGATACGGTCGGCATACAGAATCGCCTTGCCGTTAAGGTTTCGCGCTGCACGGCCAATAGTCTGAATCAGGGAACGCTCGCTGCGCAGGAAGCCTTCCTTATCTGCGTCGAGAATGGCCACCAGCGACACTTCCGGCATGTCCAGACCTTCGCGCAGCAGGTTAATCCCCACCAACACATCGAACGTACCGGTACGCAGATCGCGGATAATCTCAACCCGTTCGACCGTGTCGATATCCGAGTGCAGGTAACGCACTTTAACGCCGTGGTCCGCCAGATAATCAGTCAAGTCTTCAGCCATGCGCTTGGTCAGCGTGGTGACCAGCACCCGCTCTTCAACCGCCACGCGCTTGTTGATTTCCGAGAGCAGGTCATCCACCTGGGTCAGGGCCGGACGAACCTCAATTTCCGGGTCTACCAAGCCTGTCGGGCGCACCACTTGCTCAATGACTCGACCAGAGTGCTCTGCCTCATAAGGCCCTGGTGTGGCTGACACAAAGATAGTTTGCGGGCTGGCAGCCTCCCACTCTTCGAAACGCATCGGTCGGTTATCCAATGCCGATGGCAGGCGGAAGCCGTACTCCACCAGGGTCTCCTTACGCGAGCGGTCCCCTTTATACATGGCGCCGACCTGAGGAACCGACACGTGGGACTCGTCGATCACCAGCAGCGCCTCATCCGGTAAGTAGTCATACAAAGTCGGTGGGGGCTCACCCGGTCCACGGCCGGACAAGTAACGCGAGTAGTTTTCGATACCGTTGCAGTACCCCAGCTCCAGGATCATCTCCAAGTCGTAGCGGGTTCGCTGCTCAAGGCGCTGCGCCTCGACCAGTCGATTGTTATCGCGCAGGTACTCCAGCCGTTGTTGCAGCTCAGCTTTGATGCCTTCGACCGCTTCAAGCAGGGTCTCCCGCGGCGTCACATAGTGGCTCTTGGGATAGAAGGTAAAACGCGGCAGCTTCTGGATAACCTCCCCCGTCAGCGGATCAAAGGCGCTGATGTTTTCCACCTCATCATCGAACAACTCGATGCGGATCGCTTCCAGATCGGATTCCGCCGGGAAGATGTCGATTACATCGCCACGCACACGGAACGTGGCGCGGGCGAAATCCATATCGTTGCGGGTGTACTGCAACTCGGCCAGACGGCGCAGCAAGGCGCGCTGATCCATCTTGTCGCCACGATCGAGGTGCAGCACCATCTTCAGGTACTCCTCGGGGCTGCCCAAGCCGTAGATCGACGACACGGTGCAAACCACGATCACATCCTTGCGTTCAATCAGGGCTTTGGTCGCGGAAAGACGCATCTGCTCGATGTGGTCATTAATCGACGCGTCCTTCTCGATAAAGGTATCCGAGGACGGCACATAGGCTTCTGGCTGGTAGTAGTCGTAATACGAAACGAAGTACTCCACCGCGTTGTTCGGAAA
The Pseudomonas mendocina DNA segment above includes these coding regions:
- the gltX gene encoding glutamate--tRNA ligase, translated to MTTVRTRIAPSPTGDPHVGTAYIALFNMCFARQHGGEFILRIEDTDQLRSTRESEQQIFDALRWLGIEWSEGPDVGGPHGPYRQSERGHIYQKYSAELVEKGHAFHCFCSAERLDKVRAEQMEAKQTPRYDGHCMHLSAEEVQKRLAAGEPNVVRMKVPTEGVCVVPDMLRGDVEIPWDRMDMQVLMKTDGLPTYFLANVVDDHLMGITHVLRGEEWLPSAPKLILLYEYFGWEQPKLCYMPLLRNPDKSKLSKRKNPTSITFYERMGFLPQAMLNYLGRMGWSMPDEREKFTLDEMIANFDINRVSLGGPIFDLEKLSWLNGQWMRELSVEDFAREAQKWAFNSNYMMQIAPHVQGRVETFSQIAPLASFFFAGALNLDAKLFESKKLSADQVRQVMQLILWKLEALRQWEKDNITACIQAVVEHLQLKLRDAMPLMFAAITGQASSVSVLDAMEIIGPDLTRFRLRQAIELLGGVSKKENKEWEKLLSAIA
- a CDS encoding HlyD family secretion protein codes for the protein MPSKLKSRLLVFALLVLLVGSALLAQWLLTGRYRVSTDNAYVQGEITRVSSQLSARIEQVLVEDNQSVSKGDLLVVLEQADFELARQRAEATLETRQAELNQAHTKLEQQTSLISASQADVAAAQATHSRTQLDLSRAQTLRKSGYVSEERVTTLNADGRIADAQVAKARADLQAQHQQVAALQAEIKRLDALIQSARAELAQAELNLNRTEIRAPISGHIGQRSAREGQYVQTGSYLLSLVPDEEIWVQANFKETQIGQIRPGQPAELVFDTYPDTPIEGRVDSLFAASGAQFSLLPPDNATGNFTKVVQRIPVKLTFKPDNPLKGLIRPGMSVEATVNIKSEPQHGG
- a CDS encoding MDR family MFS transporter, giving the protein MMSAMLGAFMAVLDIQITNSSLKDIQGALSATLEEGSWISTSYLVAEIIMIPLTAWLVQLLSARRLALWVSLGFLVSSLLCSLSWNLESMIVFRAMQGFTGGALIPLAFTLTLIKLPEHHRPKGMALFAMTATFAPSIGPGIGGWLTESFGWEYIFYINVPPGLLMIAGLLYGLDQKPPHWELLKRTDYAGIFTLALGLGCLQVFLEEGHRKDWLESSLIAGLGSIAAVSLMLFVILQTSRENPLINLGVLRERNFGLSSISSIGLGMGLYGSIYVLPLYLAQIQGYNALQIGEVIMWMGIPQLFLIPLVPLLMKKVSPKWLCAMGFALFGLASFLSGVLDPDFAGEQFNHIQMLRAMGQPFVMVTISLIATAYIQPQDAGSASSLFNILRNLGGAIGIALLSTLLDSRTKVYFDYLRESLTSANPQVAERLSLLTETLGSEEAALGKLSEITHQQAAIMAYNDAFHCIGIVLGISMIAVLLTRKLPAGSAGTAAH
- a CDS encoding EamA family transporter; amino-acid sequence: MPSNTSPARNLLLVLAFAIIYIGWGTTYLANHFLLRELPPFIIGTLRFAIAGLLALGWVIASKQLHIQHSDWGGVLIGSLALIAVGQGALIYANQYLPTGMLAMLYTTLPLWSVALEWVLGERPPFWVIAGLALAFAGIILLMSNGLDQRASADQWFAGLLVVAATLCWAGGAWMMRQRPPFKSSWLGLSLQMIIGAVLLGLFGLWHGDWQHADFSQISIHGWLWLAYLIVPVSLGVYPAYFWLLREVKPSLVSTFAFVNPVVALLLGYILLGEQLSLTALLACAITLGGVVLIILARR
- the uvrB gene encoding excinuclease ABC subunit UvrB encodes the protein MSEFQLVTRYQPAGDQPEAIRQMVEGLEAGLSHQTLLGVTGSGKTFSIANVIAQVQRPTLVLAHNKTLAAQLYGEFKSFFPNNAVEYFVSYYDYYQPEAYVPSSDTFIEKDASINDHIEQMRLSATKALIERKDVIVVCTVSSIYGLGSPEEYLKMVLHLDRGDKMDQRALLRRLAELQYTRNDMDFARATFRVRGDVIDIFPAESDLEAIRIELFDDEVENISAFDPLTGEVIQKLPRFTFYPKSHYVTPRETLLEAVEGIKAELQQRLEYLRDNNRLVEAQRLEQRTRYDLEMILELGYCNGIENYSRYLSGRGPGEPPPTLYDYLPDEALLVIDESHVSVPQVGAMYKGDRSRKETLVEYGFRLPSALDNRPMRFEEWEAASPQTIFVSATPGPYEAEHSGRVIEQVVRPTGLVDPEIEVRPALTQVDDLLSEINKRVAVEERVLVTTLTKRMAEDLTDYLADHGVKVRYLHSDIDTVERVEIIRDLRTGTFDVLVGINLLREGLDMPEVSLVAILDADKEGFLRSERSLIQTIGRAARNLNGKAILYADRITGSMERAISETERRRTKQIAFNEEHGIVPKGVVRDIKDILEGAVVPGARSNKRKGMAKAAEESARYESELRSPSEITKRIRQLEEKMYQLARDLEFEAAAQLRDEIQKLRDRLLQV